In Sulfitobacter albidus, the following proteins share a genomic window:
- a CDS encoding RNA pyrophosphohydrolase — protein sequence MTPEEIEALPYRPCVGVMVANAQGAVFVGQRLDRNYDAWQMPQGGVDPGEDPRAAALRELEEETGITRDLVEVVAQTDDWLPYELPHDLVPKLWKGRFRGQEQKWFLLRFRGTDADVNIATADPEFAAWKWIDVDAMLEGIVPFKRETYEAVVARFRPYL from the coding sequence ATGACACCGGAAGAGATCGAGGCGCTGCCCTACCGGCCCTGTGTGGGCGTGATGGTGGCGAATGCGCAGGGCGCGGTTTTTGTGGGCCAGCGGCTGGACCGGAATTACGACGCCTGGCAGATGCCGCAGGGCGGGGTGGATCCGGGCGAGGATCCGCGCGCGGCGGCGCTGCGCGAGCTGGAGGAGGAGACGGGGATCACCCGCGACCTGGTCGAGGTGGTGGCGCAGACCGATGATTGGCTGCCCTACGAGCTGCCGCATGATCTGGTGCCGAAGCTGTGGAAGGGGCGGTTTCGGGGGCAGGAGCAGAAGTGGTTTTTGCTGCGGTTCAGGGGCACGGATGCGGATGTGAATATCGCCACTGCGGACCCGGAGTTTGCCGCGTGGAAGTGGATTGACGTGGACGCGATGCTGGAGGGGATCGTGCCGTTCAAGCGCGAGACCTATGAAGCGGTTGTGGCGCGGTTTCGGCCCTATTTGTGA
- a CDS encoding LysR family transcriptional regulator, which translates to MDRLTEMEAFATVVDQGGFTDAAKKMGISKSAVSKHVSSLEARLGARLLNRTTRRVSPTEIGLAYYDRARRVLNDAGEADALVTSMQSAPSGLLRISVATDFGVNHLSPCLSEFLADFPDITVNMVLNNRYVELISEGFDMAVRIGELEDSTLRARKLTETTKRMIASPSYFEKYGRPEKIDDLNEHKLLHYSNQSSGNVWKLTAPSGEKRQVRTAGWLSVNDGQSLLNAAISGLGIAYLPSFLYADAMAQGLIEDAIPDLPMETQGIYAVYPPGRFTQPKVRAFIDFLVHAFAEKGPSDWT; encoded by the coding sequence ATGGACCGCCTGACAGAGATGGAAGCGTTCGCCACCGTGGTGGACCAAGGCGGGTTTACCGACGCCGCGAAAAAGATGGGGATCTCCAAATCCGCCGTCAGTAAACACGTCTCCTCGCTGGAGGCCCGGCTCGGCGCGCGCCTGCTCAACCGCACCACGCGTCGCGTGTCGCCCACGGAAATCGGGCTGGCCTATTACGACCGCGCCCGCCGTGTTCTCAATGACGCAGGGGAGGCCGACGCGCTGGTTACTTCCATGCAATCGGCGCCCTCGGGGCTGCTGCGCATCTCGGTGGCGACGGATTTCGGGGTCAATCACCTGTCGCCCTGCCTGTCAGAGTTTCTGGCCGATTTCCCGGACATCACCGTCAACATGGTCCTCAACAACCGCTACGTTGAACTGATCTCCGAAGGGTTCGACATGGCCGTGCGCATCGGGGAGCTGGAGGACAGCACCCTGCGCGCCCGCAAACTGACCGAGACGACCAAACGCATGATCGCCTCGCCCTCCTATTTCGAGAAATACGGCCGCCCCGAAAAGATCGACGATCTGAACGAACACAAGCTGCTGCATTATTCGAACCAATCGTCCGGCAACGTGTGGAAACTGACCGCGCCCTCGGGCGAGAAACGCCAGGTACGCACGGCGGGCTGGCTGTCGGTCAACGACGGGCAGTCGCTGCTCAACGCCGCGATCTCCGGGCTTGGTATCGCCTATCTGCCCAGCTTTCTGTACGCCGATGCCATGGCGCAGGGCCTGATCGAGGACGCGATCCCCGATCTGCCGATGGAAACCCAAGGCATCTACGCCGTCTACCCGCCGGGCCGCTTTACCCAGCCCAAGGTCCGCGCGTTCATTGATTTTCTGGTCCACGCCTTTGCCGAAAAAGGCCCCAGCGACTGGACATAA
- a CDS encoding GNAT family N-acetyltransferase — protein MTPDLARLMAVVEGTWPPAAREAQGPWVLRDGDGGGKRVSATSATAPVTDADIDAAEAHGRLFQTQPGDDLDRALAARGYTAFDEVVLYAAPIDLLTDVPIPRVTCFTIWEPLAIMAEIWAKGGIGPARLRVMGRAAVKTGILARWNEKPAGVAFVGVHDRVAMVHAVEVLEHQRRQGVAEWIMRAAAFWGRDAGAAHLSVLCVAQNAPANALYQKLGFAEVGRYHYRQPPE, from the coding sequence ATGACGCCCGATCTGGCGCGACTGATGGCGGTGGTGGAGGGCACGTGGCCCCCCGCGGCGCGCGAGGCGCAGGGGCCGTGGGTGTTGCGCGACGGGGACGGCGGCGGCAAGCGGGTATCGGCAACCTCGGCCACCGCGCCGGTGACGGACGCGGATATTGACGCGGCAGAGGCGCACGGGCGGCTTTTCCAGACGCAGCCGGGCGATGATCTGGACCGCGCGCTGGCGGCGCGGGGCTATACCGCGTTCGATGAGGTCGTGCTTTATGCCGCGCCGATTGATCTGCTGACGGATGTGCCGATCCCGCGGGTGACGTGTTTTACCATCTGGGAGCCGTTGGCGATCATGGCAGAGATCTGGGCCAAGGGCGGCATCGGCCCCGCGCGCCTGCGCGTGATGGGGCGCGCGGCGGTCAAGACGGGGATCCTTGCCCGGTGGAACGAAAAGCCTGCGGGCGTGGCGTTTGTGGGCGTGCACGACCGCGTGGCGATGGTGCATGCGGTCGAAGTGCTGGAGCACCAGCGGCGTCAGGGCGTGGCGGAATGGATCATGCGCGCGGCGGCGTTCTGGGGGCGGGACGCGGGCGCTGCGCATCTCAGCGTTCTGTGCGTGGCGCAAAACGCACCCGCAAACGCGCTGTATCAAAAGCTTGGGTTTGCGGAGGTCGGGCGATACCATTACCGTCAACCCCCTGAATAG
- a CDS encoding NADPH-dependent 2,4-dienoyl-CoA reductase has product MSSYPHMLEPLDLGFTTLKNRVLMGSMHTGLEETKDWDRVAEFYAARARGGVALMVTGGIGPNLEGSVLPGAAMMASDEDVKNHRVVTDAVHRDGGKIAMQILHAGRYAYGPKCVAPSAIKSPISPFPPAELDEDGIEKQIADIARCAGLAQQAGYDGVEVMGSEGYFLNQFLVTHTNKREDRWGGSYENRMRLPIEVVRRVRETVGPDFIVIYRLSMIDLVPNGSTYDEVVQLAQEIERAGATIINTGIGWHEARIPTIATSVPRAAFAWVTKKLMGKVGIPLITSNRINTPDVAEEVLATGCADMVSLARPMLADPDFVAKAAAGTSAQIAPCIGCNQACLDHTFGGKISSCLVNPRACYETELIVAPADTPKSIAVVGAGPAGLSSAITAAERGHKVTVFDRASEIGGQLNLAKQVAGKEEFFGFVDWYRTMVAHHGIEVKLNTEVSANDLDGFDEVIVATGVVPRDPQIPGQNHPSVVSYIDVLDGTVTPGDRVAVIGAGGIGFDVSEHLVHAGTSTTLDLPAWMREWGVADTAEHRAGLAPEGPQPPAPARQVTMMQRKPSKPGKGLGKTTGWIHRASLTMKEVKMIAGVNYERIDDDGVHISFGEARENAQVIPADTVVLCAGQLSDRSLADALEAKGKTCHVIGGADVAAELDAKRAIDQGTRLAATL; this is encoded by the coding sequence ATGTCCAGCTATCCCCACATGCTCGAACCCCTCGATCTCGGCTTTACCACGCTGAAGAACCGCGTGCTCATGGGCTCCATGCACACCGGGCTGGAGGAGACCAAGGATTGGGACCGCGTCGCCGAATTCTACGCCGCGCGCGCGCGCGGTGGCGTGGCGCTGATGGTCACGGGCGGCATTGGCCCAAACCTCGAAGGGTCGGTTCTGCCGGGTGCCGCGATGATGGCCAGCGACGAGGACGTGAAAAACCACCGCGTCGTCACCGACGCCGTGCACCGTGATGGTGGCAAGATCGCGATGCAGATCCTGCACGCGGGCCGCTACGCCTACGGGCCGAAATGCGTGGCGCCTTCCGCCATCAAATCCCCGATTTCCCCCTTCCCGCCAGCGGAGCTGGACGAGGACGGGATCGAGAAACAGATCGCGGACATCGCGCGCTGCGCCGGGCTCGCGCAACAGGCGGGCTACGACGGGGTCGAGGTGATGGGCAGCGAGGGGTATTTCCTCAACCAGTTCCTCGTCACCCATACCAACAAACGCGAGGACCGCTGGGGCGGCTCTTATGAGAACCGCATGCGCCTGCCCATCGAGGTCGTGCGCCGCGTGCGCGAAACCGTCGGGCCCGATTTCATCGTGATCTACCGTCTGTCGATGATCGATCTGGTGCCCAATGGCTCCACCTACGACGAGGTCGTGCAGCTGGCGCAGGAAATCGAACGGGCGGGTGCGACGATCATCAACACCGGCATCGGCTGGCACGAGGCGCGCATCCCCACCATCGCGACCTCCGTGCCGCGCGCGGCCTTTGCCTGGGTGACCAAGAAACTGATGGGCAAGGTCGGTATCCCGCTCATCACCTCCAACCGTATCAACACCCCCGACGTGGCCGAGGAGGTGCTGGCGACCGGCTGCGCCGATATGGTTTCGCTCGCCCGTCCCATGCTGGCGGATCCCGATTTCGTGGCCAAGGCGGCGGCGGGCACGTCCGCGCAGATCGCGCCCTGCATCGGCTGCAATCAGGCCTGCCTCGATCATACCTTCGGCGGCAAGATCTCCAGCTGTCTGGTCAACCCCCGCGCCTGCTACGAGACAGAGCTGATTGTCGCCCCCGCCGACACGCCCAAGAGCATCGCCGTGGTGGGTGCCGGCCCCGCGGGCCTGTCGTCGGCCATCACCGCCGCCGAGCGCGGGCACAAGGTCACCGTATTCGACCGCGCGTCAGAGATCGGCGGCCAGCTCAACCTCGCCAAACAGGTCGCGGGCAAGGAGGAATTCTTTGGCTTCGTTGACTGGTATCGCACAATGGTCGCCCACCACGGCATCGAGGTGAAATTGAACACCGAAGTCTCCGCCAACGATCTCGACGGGTTTGACGAAGTGATCGTCGCCACCGGTGTCGTGCCGCGCGATCCGCAGATCCCCGGCCAGAATCACCCGTCCGTCGTCAGCTATATCGACGTGCTGGATGGCACGGTGACACCCGGCGACCGTGTCGCCGTGATCGGTGCGGGCGGCATCGGCTTTGACGTGTCCGAACATCTGGTGCATGCGGGCACATCCACCACGCTCGATTTGCCCGCATGGATGCGCGAATGGGGTGTGGCCGACACGGCCGAGCATCGCGCGGGCCTTGCCCCCGAAGGGCCGCAGCCCCCCGCCCCCGCGCGTCAGGTCACCATGATGCAGCGCAAGCCCTCAAAACCCGGCAAGGGGCTGGGCAAGACAACCGGCTGGATCCACCGCGCGTCGCTGACCATGAAAGAGGTCAAGATGATCGCCGGCGTCAACTACGAGCGGATCGACGACGACGGCGTGCACATCTCCTTTGGCGAAGCCCGCGAGAATGCGCAGGTGATCCCGGCAGACACGGTCGTGCTGTGTGCAGGGCAGCTCAGTGATCGCAGCCTCGCCGACGCGCTGGAGGCCAAGGGCAAGACGTGCCACGTCATCGGCGGCGCGGATGTGGCGGCGGAACTCGACGCCAAACGCGCCATCGACCAGGGCACCCGGCTGGCCGCCACGCTCTGA
- a CDS encoding OmpA family protein has protein sequence MIRTLVLMLGLAAGALGAQELPLPASARPTAERVSELARVAIPVDVWNGTTVPLVRVEGAVRRRAWRVAQGAGSPLQLAAPLRAALEAQGFTTVLDCADAACGGYDFRFAVEVLPAPAMAIDLRAFHALSMIRGPRDAPEAAVFVLASRRGGAAFLQIIEVGTAQETVAQPLATVPEGPLAARLDAQGFAVLDDLDFDSGTATLGAGPFAALEALAGVLQATPALRVALVGHTDTVGGLETNIALSRDRARAVRARLIEAYGIAAARLDAEGMGYLAPLTTNATPEGREANRRVEVVILQD, from the coding sequence ATGATCCGCACACTGGTGCTGATGCTGGGGCTGGCGGCGGGGGCGCTGGGCGCGCAGGAGCTGCCGTTGCCCGCCAGCGCCCGCCCTACGGCGGAGCGGGTGTCAGAGCTGGCGCGCGTGGCGATTCCGGTGGATGTCTGGAATGGCACCACCGTGCCGCTGGTGCGTGTCGAGGGTGCGGTGCGCAGGCGCGCGTGGCGGGTGGCGCAGGGCGCGGGCAGCCCGCTGCAACTGGCAGCCCCGTTGCGCGCGGCGCTTGAGGCGCAGGGATTTACGACGGTGCTCGATTGTGCCGATGCGGCCTGCGGCGGCTATGATTTCCGCTTTGCGGTCGAGGTACTGCCCGCACCTGCCATGGCCATCGACCTGCGCGCCTTTCACGCGCTCAGCATGATCCGCGGGCCGCGCGACGCGCCCGAGGCGGCGGTCTTCGTGCTGGCGAGCCGTCGCGGTGGAGCGGCGTTCTTGCAGATCATCGAAGTGGGCACGGCGCAGGAGACCGTCGCGCAGCCTCTCGCCACCGTTCCGGAAGGTCCGCTGGCCGCGCGGCTGGACGCGCAGGGATTTGCGGTGCTGGACGATCTGGATTTCGACAGCGGCACGGCAACCTTGGGCGCGGGGCCGTTCGCCGCGCTGGAGGCGCTGGCCGGGGTGTTGCAGGCCACGCCCGCGCTGCGCGTTGCGCTTGTCGGGCATACCGATACCGTTGGCGGGCTGGAGACCAACATCGCCCTGTCGCGCGACCGCGCCCGCGCTGTGCGCGCCCGGCTGATCGAGGCCTACGGCATCGCGGCGGCGCGGCTGGACGCGGAGGGCATGGGATACCTTGCGCCCCTGACCACCAACGCCACGCCCGAGGGCCGTGAGGCCAATCGCCGGGTGGAGGTGGTGATTTTGCAGGACTGA
- a CDS encoding SIR2 family protein has translation MAWPYTVHQIQDTLDVELIEARGKQLLFQAINSENLTAFLGSGAAAAYGRHSWTSWRETQIGVVRDHAEHFLKVAKASRDLIGEQARICDPKIAYWKPGDPVDKFTCPLKRLAVAAGMPDVFDLPAGDGAQTAGLGMAGKRNLHRWFKNRMEVLTYAINEVEDLFKTFKLGNSKGDFPGGESLPVQFEIAQQLHGMLRSHAGLYLPSDLHDAGLGFRKAKEISKERCGIGLWADEQSSTAPNRIIEAFIPARDAPSVGAVPEFNGLVSLVEKFRSAHEAYLDVATKPQSHASFEDLTKLLLLDEAALAEKQVDDALGYGKKEGRADESAAPADAEAFWDRRKSDFEARRRNLRRDILGIRQDSELYHCMVPYKVSNVRKIVELARDAGIAGWDDALSAIDNHCRRIGEDQGRIFLTPSIRFLVGVLLRLLPDPFGNSELRTLLKEQVTPADFTSRDSILAPHLDPVRKLALDMNIRRFLTTNYDFEIERFFQDIGYHREIRTSDRAAHQLDNRPPPMAPDDPRTSGLGRVMRDMTFRREAASDLFRFAAGADGANVSVFHLHGRATAEDGVVVTERDYMDLYLREDAERDLVDEGIRLAFSANPILFLGLGMTEADVLRPLRQFMSNHDRAIPHRSIVLMPAEKGADDRAKTSAGLFLRYGTHTVFYGMAAISMDGEEKPRTVDWMHRMLSVVSELWEINNGSLEKAQKGVSPISGRIAKPRITKACGDLKQDQLFDPTTLVPYHVDLVIGQEIAGRDRVSVNTKDYFAVTFELFGQVMRQTMTQPVTTSGPELIRDLQARLALLDGLRSAIFTSCFNAALEGLRKEWGSWWKQWQQSPPHRLARFEEVRPPLRGRRDLTPGCYLPFPRRFVRHSVLTPMSDRPWLSQSANFPDKTSITRVPTRYHAFDQFIEAIAESFKTAGTSGLLAGSPGKYGPPKPKFAKGRRLYTVAAGRGLGKGAFMAAFTSDLGLANYLHAAWPAGLTPQPLFVNACFVNLSFGTEIASVYDMLLDVFFQSTITLRASVAHDSKTSRDRFARCAYVLSRETTPTYVNIVHARANLFDAPADEVRKDLTAAAAALAGEVRDLSRTFALRHIMDAFRKASEAYTRKTDMQPRGLLVLQSAELLFYRGGLSKNREIDQIIRYLITSPKGAHLPLDLIVVGNENVLGEPWRSGPRKRAINKVKKELSKGDAPATRRHWATPPARIIGARGQQEDRPDAARHEGEQARAIQSGMADLTDIPATGGPASTHQIHFAQPMRPERFLIDNFPTLALALFANEAQAFFESHNRGPAVRPICWMRGLRACGRK, from the coding sequence TTGGCCTGGCCCTACACGGTTCATCAAATTCAAGATACACTCGACGTCGAGTTGATCGAGGCGCGCGGTAAGCAGCTTTTGTTTCAGGCGATCAATTCGGAAAACCTCACCGCGTTTCTGGGATCCGGGGCCGCTGCTGCCTACGGGCGGCACAGTTGGACGAGTTGGCGCGAGACGCAGATCGGGGTGGTCAGAGACCATGCAGAGCATTTTCTGAAAGTGGCAAAGGCATCGCGTGACCTGATCGGGGAGCAGGCGCGTATTTGTGATCCGAAAATTGCGTATTGGAAGCCCGGCGATCCGGTCGACAAGTTTACATGTCCGCTGAAACGGCTGGCGGTTGCTGCGGGAATGCCGGATGTATTTGACCTTCCCGCTGGCGATGGCGCCCAGACGGCGGGGCTGGGCATGGCCGGCAAGCGGAATCTGCACCGCTGGTTCAAAAACCGAATGGAAGTTTTGACCTACGCCATCAATGAGGTGGAGGACCTGTTCAAAACGTTCAAACTGGGCAATTCAAAGGGGGATTTCCCCGGCGGAGAGAGCTTGCCGGTGCAATTCGAAATCGCGCAACAATTGCATGGGATGTTGCGCAGTCACGCGGGCCTTTATCTGCCGAGCGACCTGCATGACGCCGGTTTGGGATTTCGCAAGGCGAAGGAGATTTCAAAGGAGAGATGTGGCATCGGTCTGTGGGCCGATGAGCAGAGTTCGACCGCGCCCAATAGGATCATCGAAGCCTTCATACCTGCCAGAGATGCACCAAGCGTTGGGGCCGTGCCTGAATTCAATGGACTTGTGAGCCTTGTTGAAAAATTCAGATCCGCGCATGAGGCCTATCTCGACGTGGCGACGAAGCCGCAATCGCACGCCTCGTTCGAGGATCTGACCAAGCTGTTGCTGCTGGATGAGGCCGCGCTTGCCGAAAAGCAGGTGGATGATGCGCTGGGCTACGGAAAGAAAGAAGGCCGGGCCGACGAGAGCGCCGCGCCTGCGGACGCTGAGGCCTTCTGGGATCGTCGGAAGTCTGATTTCGAGGCGCGGCGGCGTAATCTGCGGCGGGATATTCTGGGGATCCGGCAGGATTCGGAGCTGTACCATTGCATGGTGCCCTACAAGGTTTCGAATGTCCGCAAGATCGTCGAATTGGCCCGCGACGCAGGCATTGCCGGATGGGATGACGCATTGAGCGCCATTGACAATCATTGCAGGCGGATCGGGGAGGACCAGGGCCGGATTTTTCTGACGCCTTCCATTCGGTTTCTGGTGGGGGTCCTTTTGCGGCTATTGCCGGATCCTTTCGGGAATTCCGAACTTCGCACGCTCCTGAAAGAGCAGGTCACGCCCGCTGATTTCACTTCGCGGGATTCGATACTGGCGCCGCATCTGGACCCGGTACGCAAATTGGCGCTGGATATGAATATCCGGCGCTTCCTGACGACCAATTACGATTTTGAGATCGAGCGGTTTTTCCAGGACATAGGGTATCATCGGGAGATCAGGACGAGCGACCGCGCGGCGCACCAATTGGACAACCGCCCGCCGCCGATGGCGCCGGATGATCCGCGCACCAGCGGTCTGGGTCGGGTGATGCGCGATATGACCTTCCGGCGCGAGGCGGCGTCGGATCTGTTCCGCTTTGCCGCCGGGGCAGATGGGGCCAATGTTTCGGTCTTTCACCTGCACGGGCGCGCGACGGCGGAGGACGGCGTTGTCGTGACCGAGCGCGACTACATGGATCTGTATCTGCGCGAGGATGCGGAGCGGGACCTGGTGGACGAGGGCATCCGGCTGGCGTTCTCGGCCAATCCGATCTTGTTTCTGGGGCTGGGCATGACCGAGGCGGATGTGCTGCGCCCGCTGCGGCAGTTCATGAGCAATCACGACAGGGCGATCCCGCACCGGTCGATCGTGTTGATGCCCGCCGAAAAGGGGGCGGACGACCGCGCAAAGACCTCAGCCGGGCTTTTCCTGCGCTATGGCACGCACACGGTGTTTTACGGCATGGCGGCGATATCGATGGACGGAGAGGAGAAACCGCGCACGGTGGACTGGATGCACCGAATGCTCAGCGTTGTCTCCGAGCTTTGGGAGATCAACAATGGCTCGCTTGAGAAAGCGCAGAAGGGGGTGTCCCCGATCAGCGGGAGGATCGCGAAGCCCCGGATCACAAAAGCCTGTGGAGATCTGAAGCAGGATCAGCTTTTCGATCCCACGACGCTGGTGCCCTATCATGTCGATCTGGTCATCGGGCAGGAAATTGCCGGGCGCGACCGGGTGTCGGTGAACACGAAAGACTATTTTGCGGTGACGTTCGAGCTGTTCGGTCAGGTGATGCGCCAGACGATGACCCAGCCGGTGACCACGTCCGGCCCCGAGTTGATCCGCGATTTGCAGGCCCGTCTGGCGCTGCTTGACGGGTTGCGCAGCGCGATCTTCACCTCGTGTTTCAATGCCGCGCTCGAAGGGCTGCGCAAGGAATGGGGATCGTGGTGGAAGCAATGGCAGCAAAGCCCGCCGCACAGGCTCGCCCGGTTTGAAGAGGTTCGACCGCCGTTGCGGGGGCGCCGCGACCTCACCCCTGGCTGCTATCTGCCGTTCCCCCGCCGCTTTGTGCGTCATTCGGTGCTGACGCCGATGTCGGACCGCCCGTGGCTCTCGCAGAGTGCGAATTTCCCGGACAAAACTTCTATAACGCGGGTTCCGACCCGGTATCACGCCTTTGACCAGTTCATCGAGGCGATCGCGGAGAGTTTCAAGACGGCGGGCACGTCCGGGCTGCTTGCCGGTTCGCCCGGTAAATACGGACCGCCGAAACCGAAATTCGCAAAGGGGCGGCGCCTGTATACGGTGGCGGCGGGGCGCGGGCTGGGCAAGGGCGCGTTCATGGCTGCGTTCACCTCCGATCTGGGGCTGGCGAACTATCTGCACGCGGCCTGGCCGGCTGGATTGACGCCGCAGCCGTTGTTTGTGAACGCCTGCTTTGTCAATCTGAGCTTCGGGACCGAGATCGCATCGGTCTATGACATGCTGCTCGACGTGTTTTTCCAGTCGACGATCACGCTGCGCGCGTCGGTCGCGCATGACAGCAAGACAAGCCGGGACCGTTTTGCGCGCTGCGCGTATGTTCTGTCGCGTGAAACGACGCCGACTTACGTCAATATCGTTCACGCCCGTGCCAACCTGTTCGATGCGCCCGCAGATGAGGTCCGAAAGGATCTGACCGCGGCGGCGGCAGCGCTTGCCGGGGAGGTGCGGGATCTGTCGCGCACATTTGCGCTGCGCCATATCATGGACGCGTTCCGCAAAGCTTCAGAAGCCTATACGCGCAAGACCGATATGCAGCCGCGGGGCTTGTTGGTGCTCCAGTCTGCCGAGCTCTTGTTCTACCGCGGGGGGCTGTCGAAAAACCGTGAGATCGACCAGATCATCCGCTATCTGATCACCAGCCCCAAGGGGGCGCATCTGCCGCTTGATCTCATCGTGGTGGGCAATGAAAACGTACTGGGAGAGCCCTGGCGCAGCGGTCCGCGCAAGCGGGCGATCAACAAGGTCAAGAAAGAGCTGTCCAAGGGGGATGCCCCCGCGACGCGCAGACATTGGGCGACACCACCCGCCAGGATCATCGGCGCGCGGGGCCAGCAGGAAGATCGCCCCGACGCCGCCCGCCATGAAGGCGAACAGGCCCGCGCGATCCAGAGCGGCATGGCGGATCTGACGGATATTCCGGCGACCGGCGGGCCTGCCTCGACCCATCAGATCCACTTTGCCCAGCCTATGCGCCCCGAGCGTTTCCTGATCGACAATTTCCCGACCCTCGCCCTCGCGCTTTTTGCCAATGAGGCGCAGGCGTTTTTTGAGAGCCACAACAGGGGGCCGGCGGTGCGCCCGATCTGCTGGATGCGCGGATTGAGAGCTTGCGGCAGGAAATGA
- a CDS encoding peroxidase-related enzyme (This protein belongs to a clade of uncharacterized proteins related to peroxidases such as the alkylhydroperoxidase AhpD.): MAPKTPTALDLPMVDPLPAPTQKYFDVCTDKLGMIPNVLQAYAFDIDKLNAFTAMYNDLMLGDSALSKLEREMIAVVVSAVNRCFYCLTAHGAAVRALSGDPILGETLVMNYRVADLDDRTRAMLDFAHKLTEAPESILEADRDALRAVGFTDRDIWDIASVAGFFNMTNRVAAASDMRPNDEYHAQSR, from the coding sequence ATGGCCCCCAAGACACCGACCGCGCTGGATCTGCCGATGGTCGACCCGCTGCCCGCGCCCACGCAAAAATACTTCGATGTCTGCACGGACAAGCTGGGGATGATCCCCAATGTATTGCAGGCCTATGCGTTCGACATCGACAAGCTGAACGCGTTCACGGCGATGTACAACGATCTGATGCTGGGCGACTCGGCGCTGAGCAAGCTGGAGCGGGAAATGATCGCGGTTGTCGTCTCGGCGGTGAACCGGTGTTTCTACTGCCTCACGGCCCATGGCGCGGCGGTGCGCGCGCTGTCGGGCGATCCGATTTTGGGCGAGACGCTGGTGATGAACTACCGCGTGGCGGATCTGGACGACCGCACCCGCGCGATGCTGGATTTTGCCCACAAGCTGACCGAGGCGCCCGAGAGTATCCTTGAGGCCGACCGCGACGCGCTGCGGGCGGTGGGTTTCACCGACCGGGATATCTGGGACATCGCGAGCGTGGCGGGGTTTTTCAACATGACCAACCGGGTGGCGGCGGCGTCCGACATGCGGCCCAACGATGAATATCACGCGCAATCGCGATGA
- a CDS encoding competence/damage-inducible protein A, with protein sequence MTHPTAAMLVIGDEILSGRTRDANMHHLAGELTAVGIALSEVRIVGDEAPVIVEAVRALAARYDTVFTSGGIGPTHDDITADCMAEAFGQSIDVRDDARAILQEHYDKAGTDLNAARLRMARIPARAALIDNPVSAAPGFTIENVHVMAGVPSVFRAMVESVIPTLTGGAPLISKTLTVFRGEGDIAGPLGALAQAHPELSMGSYPFQRDGRYGANIVVRGVVEAQVDMAIRALEAEFG encoded by the coding sequence ATGACACACCCCACGGCGGCAATGCTGGTGATCGGCGACGAGATCCTGTCGGGACGCACCCGCGACGCGAATATGCACCATCTGGCGGGCGAGCTGACGGCGGTGGGGATTGCCCTGTCGGAGGTGCGGATCGTGGGCGATGAGGCGCCCGTGATCGTCGAGGCGGTGCGCGCGCTGGCCGCGCGCTACGACACGGTGTTCACCTCGGGCGGGATCGGGCCCACGCATGACGACATCACCGCCGATTGCATGGCGGAGGCGTTTGGGCAATCGATTGATGTGCGCGACGATGCGCGCGCGATCCTGCAGGAACACTACGACAAGGCGGGCACTGACCTGAACGCCGCGCGCCTGCGCATGGCGCGGATCCCCGCGCGAGCGGCGTTGATCGACAATCCGGTGTCGGCGGCGCCCGGTTTCACGATTGAAAACGTGCATGTGATGGCCGGGGTACCCTCGGTCTTCCGCGCCATGGTGGAAAGCGTGATCCCCACGCTGACGGGCGGCGCGCCGCTGATCTCGAAAACACTGACGGTGTTCCGGGGGGAGGGCGACATCGCCGGGCCGCTGGGCGCCTTGGCGCAGGCGCATCCCGAGCTGTCGATGGGCAGCTACCCGTTCCAGCGCGATGGGCGCTATGGGGCGAATATCGTGGTGCGCGGGGTGGTGGAGGCGCAGGTCGACATGGCGATCCGCGCGCTGGAGGCGGAGTTCGGATGA